The following coding sequences are from one Fundidesulfovibrio magnetotacticus window:
- a CDS encoding tail fiber assembly protein gives MILYRYDESGLYTGPVSPALSPARPFVNGRPNHLRPARSTEAAPPEAPPGHAAVFDGQAWSLVEDRRGLPVYDKSTRARSLWTRLGPLPEDLTDQTPPSDCHVWDGQAWTEDMALRLARVRRERDRKLAACDWTQLPDVPLAPETRAAWTAYRQALRDHPQDWSADKTWPQPPQE, from the coding sequence GTGATCCTCTACCGCTACGACGAATCGGGGCTCTACACCGGCCCCGTGTCCCCGGCCCTGTCCCCGGCGCGTCCCTTCGTGAACGGGCGTCCCAACCACCTGCGCCCCGCGCGCTCCACCGAGGCCGCCCCCCCCGAGGCCCCTCCGGGCCACGCCGCCGTGTTCGACGGCCAGGCATGGTCCCTGGTGGAGGACCGCCGGGGCCTCCCGGTCTACGACAAGTCCACCCGCGCCCGGAGCCTCTGGACCCGCCTCGGGCCGCTCCCCGAGGACCTCACGGACCAGACCCCGCCCTCGGACTGCCACGTCTGGGACGGCCAGGCCTGGACCGAGGACATGGCCCTGCGCCTGGCCCGGGTGCGCCGAGAGCGCGACCGGAAGCTCGCCGCCTGCGACTGGACCCAGCTGCCCGACGTGCCCCTGGCCCCCGAAACCCGCGCCGCCTGGACCGCCTACCGCCAGGCCCTGCGCGACCACCCTCAGGACTGGAGCGCGGACAAGACCTGGCCCCAGCCCCCCCAGGAGTAA
- a CDS encoding phage tail protein has product MAFTRSTIIDASPSGDSVKQAVLDLDADLTGAFAGLNQVQAATALKISQSEYDQPSGVPRLDAAGRIKAAQIPDAGADLPVGMIAAFGMESLSEDANWLECDGAQLPLADYAALHAAIGDAFGLADPGFFRLPDLRGRFLRGFDNGAGHDPDVARRSGGDAVGSTQNSATLDHAHPLFTGGAGWGVGTENGGFGIPTVVSGTAQSTAGLLSSAEGGMFYPAGQGSGWHLAQISPWETRPFNVAVLWAIKWR; this is encoded by the coding sequence ATGGCCTTCACGCGATCAACCATCATCGACGCGTCCCCCTCGGGGGATTCCGTCAAGCAGGCTGTCCTGGACCTGGACGCCGACCTCACGGGGGCCTTCGCGGGCCTCAACCAGGTCCAGGCCGCCACGGCCCTCAAGATCAGCCAGTCCGAGTACGACCAGCCCAGCGGCGTGCCCCGCCTGGACGCCGCCGGGCGCATCAAGGCCGCCCAGATCCCGGACGCCGGGGCCGACCTGCCCGTGGGCATGATCGCCGCCTTCGGCATGGAGTCCCTGTCCGAGGACGCCAACTGGCTCGAATGCGACGGCGCGCAACTGCCCCTGGCCGACTACGCCGCGCTCCACGCCGCCATCGGCGACGCCTTCGGCCTGGCGGACCCTGGTTTCTTCCGACTTCCCGACCTGCGAGGCCGCTTCCTGCGCGGCTTCGACAACGGCGCGGGTCACGACCCCGACGTGGCCCGGCGCTCCGGCGGCGACGCCGTGGGCTCCACCCAGAACAGCGCCACCCTGGACCACGCCCACCCGCTGTTCACAGGCGGCGCGGGCTGGGGCGTGGGCACGGAAAACGGCGGCTTCGGAATCCCCACGGTCGTCAGCGGCACGGCGCAGTCCACCGCCGGGCTGCTCTCGTCCGCCGAGGGCGGCATGTTCTACCCCGCCGGCCAGGGCTCCGGCTGGCACCTCGCCCAGATCTCGCCCTGGGAGACCCGGCCCTTCAACGTGGCCGTGCTCTGGGCCATCAAATGGAGATGA